A single genomic interval of Spirosoma taeanense harbors:
- a CDS encoding alpha/beta hydrolase-fold protein, producing MAIAQPTDKEAPKGFDQLRNGIATGKLDSVQYDSKTVGTKRKALVYMPPGYSKKKKYPVLYLLHGIGGDEKEWLRGGNPQVILDNLYADGKLEPMIVVMPNGRAMKDDRAVGNVFDREKVEAFATFEKDLLNDLIPFIEKQYPTLTDREHRAVAGLSMGGGQSLNFGLGNLDRFAWVGGFSSAPNTKRPEELVPNPEEAKKKLKLLWISCGDADGLISFSKRTHDYLYQNNVPHVYYVEPGGHDFKVWKNGLFMFSQFLFKPVDNASLTRYTVLGSPASTNVRSAKYPQILPDNRVMFHVKAPQAQKVQIDLGKKYDMVKDTAGFWSVTTDSISRGFHYYSLLIDGLPVADPASETFYGMGRMASGIEIPDRDGGFYALNDVPHGGIRIKRYLSKATNTWREMYIYTPPGYDKSNEKYPVLYLLHGGGEDQRSWATQGRTDLILDNLIAQNKAKPMVIAMLDGNVSSGGLAGFNENVLRAFENELKQGAIPFVESQFRVETDAKNRALAGLSMGGLQTLYAGIRNTNLFSSLGVFSSGWFANNPKLTDPQYAFMKENAATINSNLKHLWISMGGQEDIAFQNCQIMMKKFDELGVRYSYSEYPGGHTWPVWRHDLSGFAQLLFKE from the coding sequence ATGGCCATTGCTCAACCCACCGACAAAGAAGCGCCGAAAGGCTTCGATCAGCTTCGTAATGGAATTGCTACGGGTAAGCTCGATTCGGTGCAGTATGACTCAAAAACGGTAGGCACGAAACGTAAAGCGTTAGTTTACATGCCACCCGGTTATTCAAAAAAGAAGAAATATCCCGTATTGTACCTGCTCCATGGCATTGGCGGGGATGAAAAGGAATGGCTCCGGGGCGGCAACCCGCAGGTAATTCTGGACAATCTGTATGCCGACGGAAAGCTGGAGCCGATGATTGTAGTGATGCCCAACGGACGAGCTATGAAAGACGACCGCGCCGTGGGCAACGTCTTCGACCGGGAAAAGGTAGAGGCCTTTGCTACGTTCGAAAAAGATCTGCTCAACGACCTCATTCCGTTTATCGAGAAGCAATACCCGACCCTGACCGACCGTGAACACCGGGCAGTTGCGGGCCTGTCGATGGGCGGGGGACAGTCGCTGAATTTCGGGCTTGGCAATCTGGACCGGTTTGCCTGGGTAGGTGGCTTCTCGTCGGCTCCGAACACCAAACGCCCCGAGGAACTGGTGCCTAATCCCGAGGAAGCGAAGAAGAAACTGAAACTGCTCTGGATTTCGTGCGGTGACGCCGACGGGCTGATCTCGTTCAGCAAACGTACCCACGACTACCTGTACCAGAACAACGTACCTCATGTTTACTACGTTGAGCCGGGCGGTCACGATTTTAAGGTCTGGAAAAACGGACTGTTTATGTTCTCGCAGTTCCTGTTCAAGCCAGTTGACAACGCATCATTGACCAGGTACACCGTATTGGGTTCACCGGCGTCTACCAACGTGCGCTCGGCGAAGTACCCGCAGATTCTGCCCGACAACCGCGTCATGTTTCACGTAAAAGCCCCGCAGGCGCAGAAAGTCCAGATTGACCTGGGTAAAAAATACGATATGGTAAAAGATACCGCCGGGTTCTGGAGCGTCACCACCGATTCCATCAGTCGCGGGTTTCATTACTACTCCCTGCTGATCGACGGCTTACCCGTCGCGGATCCCGCCAGCGAAACGTTCTACGGGATGGGACGAATGGCCAGCGGCATTGAAATACCTGATCGGGATGGCGGTTTTTACGCCCTGAACGACGTCCCCCACGGCGGCATCCGCATCAAACGCTACCTGTCCAAAGCAACCAATACCTGGCGGGAGATGTATATCTATACCCCACCCGGTTACGACAAATCGAATGAAAAATATCCCGTGCTGTATCTACTGCATGGCGGGGGCGAAGATCAGCGTAGCTGGGCGACGCAGGGCCGTACTGACCTGATTCTGGATAACCTGATTGCTCAAAACAAGGCAAAGCCGATGGTCATCGCTATGCTCGATGGCAACGTGAGCAGTGGCGGTCTGGCTGGCTTTAACGAAAACGTGCTGCGGGCCTTCGAAAACGAGTTGAAACAGGGGGCCATTCCTTTCGTCGAAAGTCAGTTCCGGGTCGAAACAGATGCGAAAAACCGGGCGCTGGCGGGCCTGTCGATGGGCGGACTGCAGACGCTCTATGCCGGTATCCGAAACACCAATCTGTTTTCCAGCCTCGGCGTATTCAGTTCGGGCTGGTTTGCCAATAACCCCAAACTCACCGACCCGCAGTACGCGTTCATGAAGGAGAACGCAGCCACCATTAATAGCAACCTGAAGCACCTGTGGATATCCATGGGCGGTCAGGAAGACATCGCTTTTCAGAATTGCCAGATTATGATGAAAAAGTTCGATGAACTGGGCGTCAGGTACAGCTACAGCGAGTACCCCGGCGGGCATACCTGGCCCGTCTGGCGGCACGACCTGTCTGGCTTTGCTCAGTTGTTGTTTAAGGAATAG
- a CDS encoding IS5 family transposase (programmed frameshift): MRRYEITDQQWQQIAHLLPGKVGHVGRSAVDNRLFINAVIWIARSGAPWRDLPERFGPWNSVYQRFRRWAKAGVWKTVFDELQEPDLDWLMIDSTTVRAHQHAAGPKKSDPASECLGQSVGGWTTKIHAVVDALGNPMRLILSVGQRADITQAKGLLTGYETDAVLADRGYDANELIDWLTESHTQVVIPSKKNRLADRQIDENLYKERNQVERYFNKLKQYRRVATRYEKTAVSFAGFIYLSSALILLA, encoded by the exons ATGCGTCGCTACGAGATTACGGACCAACAATGGCAACAAATCGCCCACTTACTACCCGGCAAAGTCGGTCATGTGGGCCGTTCAGCCGTCGATAATAGACTATTTATCAATGCGGTAATCTGGATCGCCCGCTCGGGTGCCCCTTGGCGGGATTTACCCGAGCGGTTCGGGCCCTGGAACTCGGTCTACCAACGCTTTCGACGCTGGGCTAAAGCAGGTGTATGGAAAACTGTTTTTGACGAGTTGCAGGAACCGGACTTAGATTGGCTAATGATTGACTCCACGACGGTGCGGGCGCACCAGCATGCAGCTGGTC CAAAAAAAAGCGATCCTGCCAGCGAGTGCTTAGGTCAATCGGTGGGCGGCTGGACGACTAAGATTCATGCCGTTGTTGACGCCTTAGGCAATCCTATGCGGCTTATTCTCAGCGTCGGACAGCGAGCGGATATTACCCAGGCGAAGGGTTTATTGACTGGTTATGAAACAGATGCGGTGTTAGCGGACCGAGGCTATGATGCCAACGAATTGATTGATTGGTTAACAGAGTCCCATACGCAAGTGGTGATACCATCCAAAAAGAATCGACTGGCAGATCGACAGATTGACGAAAACTTGTACAAAGAGCGCAACCAAGTGGAACGCTATTTCAACAAGCTCAAGCAATACCGGCGGGTCGCTACTCGCTATGAGAAGACGGCCGTGAGTTTTGCTGGATTCATTTATCTGTCTTCGGCTTTGATTTTATTAGCTTGA
- a CDS encoding esterase, with product MKRILYLLIVITAASLPTRAQQRPPAISSPEVHPDHSITFRYFSRKANRVTLGGEFLKAPVSMTKDTSGIWSVTVPPVKPDIYPYSFWVDSVQIADPNNTYIFANERFKRSIVDVPGDQPLVHSLQNVPHGKISYRYYKSGTLGTTRQLLVYTPPGFNPNGKTKYPVLYLIHGGSDTEETWTKVGRANLIADNLIAQGKAKPMLIVMPYGNVRPAPMPDFTKDMINDIVPFIQANYPVIKESNGRAVAGFSVGGGQTLNIGLTNPSTFAYVCSYAPFTATDEFRKNFANWTPDAGQMNKQLKLFTISVGTEDFLYEPVKQNIAMFQEKKLAVKSYIVPGGHTWMNCKQYLATTLQEVFK from the coding sequence ATGAAACGCATTCTATATTTGCTAATCGTTATAACCGCAGCGTCGCTACCGACTCGTGCGCAACAACGGCCACCGGCTATCAGCTCGCCCGAGGTACATCCCGACCACAGCATCACCTTCCGGTATTTTTCCAGGAAAGCGAACCGGGTTACCCTCGGTGGGGAGTTCCTGAAAGCGCCCGTGTCTATGACCAAAGACACATCGGGCATCTGGAGCGTGACGGTGCCGCCCGTCAAACCCGACATTTACCCGTATAGCTTCTGGGTAGATAGCGTACAAATCGCTGACCCGAACAATACCTACATCTTTGCCAATGAACGCTTCAAACGCAGCATCGTTGACGTCCCCGGCGACCAGCCGCTGGTGCATTCACTGCAGAACGTTCCCCATGGCAAAATCAGCTATCGTTACTACAAATCGGGTACATTGGGTACCACGCGGCAACTGCTGGTGTACACCCCGCCAGGCTTTAATCCGAACGGCAAGACCAAATACCCGGTGCTGTACCTGATTCACGGCGGCTCCGACACGGAAGAAACCTGGACGAAAGTAGGCCGCGCCAACCTGATTGCCGACAACCTCATAGCGCAGGGGAAAGCCAAACCCATGCTGATTGTGATGCCCTACGGGAACGTTCGCCCGGCGCCCATGCCCGATTTCACCAAAGACATGATCAACGACATTGTGCCGTTCATCCAAGCGAACTACCCAGTCATCAAAGAAAGCAATGGTCGGGCGGTGGCTGGCTTCTCGGTGGGTGGTGGCCAGACGCTCAACATCGGCCTGACCAACCCATCCACCTTCGCCTACGTGTGTTCGTACGCGCCTTTTACGGCTACGGATGAGTTCAGGAAAAATTTTGCAAACTGGACACCGGATGCCGGGCAGATGAACAAACAGCTGAAGCTCTTCACGATCAGCGTCGGTACGGAAGACTTTTTGTATGAGCCCGTGAAGCAGAACATCGCTATGTTTCAGGAAAAGAAGCTGGCCGTAAAAAGCTATATCGTGCCGGGTGGGCATACCTGGATGAACTGCAAGCAATACCTGGCAACGACGTTACAGGAAGTATTTAAGTAA
- a CDS encoding esterase: MNQLTIRRSGLLWAMVCLYAGVLAQPPRGPLVVSPQINPDKSVTFRYLAPSAKDVKLSAQFEKAPVPMTKDEQGIWSVTVGPVKPDIYPYSFQVDGVTAMDPANVAFFPNERFKASLVDIPGDTPLVHALRDVPHGTISYEYYPSIDGTTGSLVVYTPPGYDQSPSKKYPVFYLISGTTDTEETFFKVGKTNLILDNLIAGGKAKPMIIVMPYGNIAARVAEQNGGSKPADPTVRDGADAVKRANDFATDLVSNVIPYTEKNYRAIPGRNNRAIGGFSRGGGQTLRTAFGHMDKFAWVCSYSSYLSPDEMERSYKPIVANPANTNKQFKLLWVSVGSDDFLYKGTAEFMDYLKAHTIQFRSMVTDGGHTWMNVKKYVAATTPLLFQP, from the coding sequence ATGAATCAATTAACAATCCGCCGATCGGGTCTTTTATGGGCCATGGTCTGCCTGTATGCGGGAGTACTGGCCCAACCACCCCGAGGCCCACTGGTGGTATCCCCGCAGATCAATCCGGATAAATCCGTTACGTTCCGGTATCTCGCTCCGTCGGCTAAAGACGTAAAGCTGAGCGCGCAGTTCGAGAAAGCGCCCGTGCCCATGACGAAAGACGAGCAGGGTATCTGGAGCGTAACGGTGGGCCCAGTGAAGCCCGACATTTATCCCTACAGCTTTCAAGTCGATGGCGTTACCGCAATGGACCCGGCCAACGTAGCGTTCTTCCCCAACGAGCGGTTCAAAGCCAGTCTGGTCGATATTCCCGGCGATACGCCCCTGGTCCACGCCCTGCGCGACGTCCCCCACGGCACAATCAGCTACGAGTACTACCCCTCCATAGACGGAACAACGGGTTCGCTGGTGGTCTATACGCCACCAGGTTACGACCAATCGCCCTCGAAAAAATATCCTGTTTTTTACCTCATCAGCGGCACAACCGACACCGAAGAAACCTTTTTCAAGGTCGGCAAAACCAATCTGATTCTGGATAACCTCATTGCCGGGGGTAAAGCGAAGCCAATGATCATCGTGATGCCTTACGGTAATATTGCAGCGCGGGTAGCCGAGCAAAACGGTGGTAGCAAGCCCGCCGATCCGACCGTACGGGATGGAGCCGACGCGGTGAAACGGGCTAACGACTTTGCGACCGATCTGGTCAGCAACGTCATTCCATACACCGAAAAGAACTACCGGGCTATTCCGGGCCGGAACAACCGGGCCATTGGCGGATTTTCGCGCGGGGGCGGGCAAACCCTCCGCACTGCTTTCGGCCATATGGACAAGTTTGCGTGGGTATGCAGCTACAGTTCGTACCTGTCGCCGGACGAAATGGAGCGCAGCTACAAACCCATCGTTGCCAATCCGGCCAATACGAACAAGCAATTCAAGCTGCTGTGGGTGAGCGTGGGGAGCGATGATTTTCTGTACAAGGGTACGGCGGAGTTCATGGACTACCTGAAAGCCCATACTATCCAGTTCAGGAGTATGGTCACCGACGGAGGGCATACCTGGATGAATGTAAAAAAGTACGTTGCCGCGACCACCCCACTGCTGTTCCAACCATAA
- a CDS encoding alpha-L-fucosidase has translation MSVTPKALFTTLALCLLTGFAGYTQSTPPQPVGPLPSANQLRWQKMEYYAFIHFSINTYTDMAWGLGNEDPKLFNPTKLDCRQWARICKEAGMKGIIFTAKHHSGFCLWPSKYTEYSVKNVSWRNGKADIVRELADACKEYGLKFGVYLSPWDRNHPDYGKPEYITYFRNQLRELLTNYGDIFEVWFDGANGGSGYYGGANETRKIDAKTYYDWPNTYKLVRELQPKIVIWNDGGDRGDLRWVGTEAGYVGETNWSLLNATGDVPENMLRYGVENGDTWVPGEVNTSIRPEWFYHEREDKKVKTLPQLMDIYYNSIGRNATLLLNFPIMPSGLIHETDEKAVRDFAKAVNEAFALNLVRNARAMASQVRANRSVYDASQAIDADKESYWATNDDVRNASLTIDFNRPTAFNRFLVQEPIRLGQRVKSFTVEALVDGSWKEIARETTIGYKRILRFPTVQATKLRLTILDAKGAPLISNLEVYNAPLILTPPIITRDQTGTIHLKPGDTESALYYTLDGSTPSATANQYTAPVKTDGGQVAIKAIAYNPFTKQSSVVSDEKFDIARTAWKIMSTDARSAYQLLDGNPSTSWHQAKSQKLPVDLIIDLGKEEHLVGFKYLPAQNWWEEGSIITQYQFEVSADNVTWKRVSEGEFSNIKNNPFWQTKPLEPTKARYIKLRALKTTQEGSAPGYAEIDIITQ, from the coding sequence ATGTCTGTTACGCCTAAAGCTTTATTCACAACCCTTGCACTTTGTTTGCTGACCGGTTTTGCTGGCTATACGCAATCAACGCCCCCTCAACCCGTTGGCCCGCTTCCCAGCGCAAACCAGCTGCGTTGGCAAAAAATGGAATATTACGCCTTCATCCATTTTTCAATCAACACCTATACCGATATGGCCTGGGGTCTGGGCAACGAAGATCCAAAGCTGTTCAACCCGACCAAACTGGACTGTCGGCAATGGGCACGTATCTGTAAAGAGGCCGGTATGAAAGGCATTATTTTTACGGCCAAACATCACAGTGGCTTTTGTCTCTGGCCTTCCAAATACACCGAATACTCCGTAAAAAATGTCTCCTGGCGAAATGGGAAAGCCGACATCGTGCGGGAACTGGCCGATGCCTGCAAGGAATATGGGTTGAAATTCGGCGTATACCTATCGCCCTGGGACCGGAATCATCCTGACTACGGTAAGCCTGAATATATCACGTATTTCCGCAACCAGCTGAGAGAGCTATTAACCAACTACGGTGACATTTTTGAAGTCTGGTTCGATGGAGCTAACGGCGGGTCGGGTTACTATGGCGGAGCCAACGAAACGCGGAAAATCGACGCTAAGACGTATTACGACTGGCCCAATACGTATAAACTTGTTCGTGAGCTACAACCTAAAATCGTTATCTGGAATGATGGGGGCGATCGGGGCGACCTACGCTGGGTGGGTACCGAAGCGGGCTATGTAGGCGAAACCAACTGGAGCTTATTGAATGCAACCGGCGATGTCCCCGAGAACATGCTGCGCTACGGCGTAGAAAATGGCGATACCTGGGTACCCGGCGAAGTAAACACCTCCATACGTCCCGAATGGTTTTACCATGAGCGTGAAGATAAAAAGGTAAAGACCCTCCCCCAACTAATGGATATCTACTATAACTCCATTGGTCGGAACGCTACGCTGCTGCTCAATTTTCCAATCATGCCCAGTGGGCTCATCCACGAAACAGATGAAAAAGCCGTACGGGACTTTGCCAAAGCAGTCAACGAAGCCTTTGCATTAAATCTGGTCAGGAATGCCCGTGCCATGGCCTCACAGGTCCGAGCAAACCGTTCAGTTTATGATGCCAGCCAAGCCATTGACGCCGATAAAGAAAGCTACTGGGCTACGAACGATGATGTTCGGAACGCATCGTTAACGATAGATTTTAATAGACCTACTGCTTTCAACCGGTTTCTGGTGCAGGAACCCATCCGGCTAGGGCAACGGGTCAAATCGTTTACGGTTGAGGCTCTTGTTGATGGCAGCTGGAAAGAAATTGCGAGAGAGACAACCATTGGGTATAAACGTATACTTCGGTTTCCGACGGTCCAAGCCACGAAACTGCGGCTGACGATTCTGGACGCCAAAGGCGCCCCGCTGATCTCCAATCTCGAAGTATACAACGCTCCTCTGATCCTAACGCCCCCGATTATTACCCGTGACCAGACAGGTACCATTCATCTTAAGCCGGGGGATACCGAATCAGCACTGTACTATACGCTCGATGGTAGTACGCCCTCCGCAACTGCCAACCAATACACGGCTCCGGTTAAAACTGACGGGGGTCAGGTAGCCATCAAAGCGATTGCCTACAACCCCTTCACCAAACAAAGCAGCGTCGTCAGCGACGAAAAATTTGACATTGCCCGCACAGCCTGGAAAATTATGAGTACTGATGCCAGGTCGGCATATCAGCTTTTAGATGGCAATCCCAGTACCTCATGGCATCAGGCCAAAAGCCAGAAACTGCCCGTGGACTTAATTATCGATCTGGGTAAAGAAGAGCATTTGGTTGGTTTTAAGTATCTGCCTGCTCAAAACTGGTGGGAAGAAGGCAGTATTATCACCCAGTATCAGTTTGAGGTTTCAGCCGATAACGTAACCTGGAAACGGGTTAGTGAGGGCGAGTTTTCAAACATTAAAAACAATCCATTCTGGCAAACCAAACCGCTTGAGCCGACCAAAGCCCGATACATAAAACTACGTGCTTTAAAAACGACGCAGGAAGGCTCGGCTCCGGGCTATGCTGAAATTGACATTATTACCCAATAA
- a CDS encoding alpha/beta hydrolase yields the protein MAALTGWLWLAPVIAKAQEITPLYPGAVPNSKASDIQESGAESGVLTGITKPTLEYFRPAADKASGAAVIVIPGGGYGVVVYKGEGVSTAKALAEKGVAAFVLKYRLPSDVIMPDKKIGPLQDAQQAIKLVRDNAAKWGIDPTKVGIMGFSAGGHLASTAATHFEKAYIDNSTSTSLRPDFQILIYPVISMQDSLTHGGSRDNLLGKNPSRQDADLFSNELQVRANTPPAYLTHAADDKLVDVDNSIVYFEKLRHLKVPVELHIYPKGDHGFIFRHPGWMEPLFAWMKLNNWLKN from the coding sequence ATGGCCGCGTTGACTGGCTGGCTATGGCTTGCTCCGGTCATCGCAAAAGCGCAGGAGATCACCCCGCTTTATCCGGGTGCAGTACCCAATTCAAAAGCATCGGACATACAGGAGTCGGGGGCTGAATCGGGGGTATTAACAGGCATCACTAAACCCACACTGGAGTATTTCAGACCCGCTGCCGATAAAGCGTCCGGGGCGGCTGTCATTGTCATTCCCGGTGGCGGCTATGGCGTGGTCGTGTATAAAGGCGAAGGCGTCAGCACGGCGAAAGCGCTGGCCGAAAAGGGTGTGGCGGCTTTTGTGCTCAAGTACCGTCTGCCCAGCGATGTTATTATGCCCGATAAGAAAATCGGTCCGCTGCAGGACGCCCAACAGGCTATCAAACTGGTTCGCGACAATGCCGCCAAATGGGGAATTGACCCCACCAAAGTAGGTATAATGGGCTTTTCGGCGGGTGGCCATCTAGCATCAACGGCCGCTACGCATTTCGAGAAAGCCTATATCGACAATAGTACCAGCACCAGCCTGCGGCCTGATTTTCAGATACTCATTTACCCGGTGATCAGTATGCAGGACAGCCTGACGCACGGTGGTTCGCGGGATAACCTGCTGGGTAAAAATCCGTCCCGGCAAGATGCCGACCTTTTTTCCAATGAGTTACAGGTACGCGCCAATACACCGCCCGCCTACCTGACCCACGCGGCTGACGACAAACTGGTCGATGTCGACAACAGCATCGTTTATTTTGAAAAACTGCGACATCTGAAAGTGCCCGTTGAACTGCACATCTACCCGAAGGGCGATCACGGGTTCATCTTCCGTCACCCCGGCTGGATGGAGCCCCTGTTTGCGTGGATGAAACTGAACAACTGGCTCAAAAACTAA
- a CDS encoding sialate O-acetylesterase — MKKQFTTGTLLIGMLFLGLNALAQDKNFYIFLCFGQSNMEGNAKFEPQDTVNVNSRFLVMEAVDCPNLNRTMGQWYTAVPPLCRCRTGLTPADYFGRELVANLPEKVRVGVINVAVGGCKIELFDKDHYEAYTANVPGWMKNFINEYGGNPYARLVEMAKLAQKDGVIKGILLHQGESNTGDTLWTQKVNIVYNNLLNDLKLKPKKVPLLAGETVNADQGGICASMNRIIATLPQTIKNAHVISSAGCSDAADNLHFNAAGYRALGKRYATQMLSLLGYKPAAVN; from the coding sequence ATGAAAAAGCAATTTACCACCGGTACTCTTCTCATTGGCATGTTGTTTTTGGGCCTGAATGCTTTGGCGCAGGACAAAAACTTTTATATTTTTCTTTGCTTCGGGCAATCCAACATGGAGGGAAACGCAAAGTTCGAGCCTCAGGATACCGTTAATGTCAATAGCCGGTTTCTGGTGATGGAAGCCGTTGACTGCCCCAACCTGAACCGTACGATGGGACAATGGTATACCGCCGTCCCGCCGTTGTGCCGCTGCCGAACCGGACTTACGCCTGCTGATTATTTCGGGCGCGAACTGGTGGCGAATCTTCCCGAAAAAGTCAGAGTAGGGGTCATCAATGTAGCCGTAGGGGGCTGTAAAATCGAACTGTTTGATAAAGACCATTACGAGGCTTATACGGCTAATGTGCCGGGCTGGATGAAAAATTTCATCAACGAATACGGCGGAAACCCATACGCCCGACTGGTTGAAATGGCGAAACTGGCGCAGAAAGACGGCGTCATCAAAGGTATTCTGCTCCACCAGGGCGAGTCGAATACGGGCGATACGCTCTGGACCCAAAAGGTGAACATTGTTTACAATAACCTGCTGAACGACCTGAAGCTGAAACCCAAAAAAGTGCCTTTGCTGGCTGGTGAAACAGTCAATGCTGACCAGGGCGGCATTTGTGCCAGCATGAACAGGATCATTGCTACCCTGCCGCAAACCATTAAAAACGCCCATGTGATTTCATCGGCGGGTTGCTCCGATGCGGCCGATAACCTGCACTTTAATGCGGCTGGATACCGTGCATTAGGCAAACGGTATGCCACTCAAATGCTGTCGTTGCTAGGCTATAAACCAGCAGCCGTTAACTAA
- a CDS encoding glycoside hydrolase family 43 protein produces the protein MKSLLANSGLLLLALVLTQLSANAQNARNPIIFADVPDMAIIRAGDTYYMSSTTMHLSPGLPIMKSKDLVNWRLVSYAYDTLANVDALNLTNGKSTYGRGSWASSLRFHNGFYYVTTFAQTTGKTYVYTTKDIEKGPWKEVSFKPSYHDHSLFFDDDGRTYLIYGAGKLKLVELTADVSGVKPGTTEQVLIENASAPSGTGGGLPAEGSQLFKVNGKYYLFNITWPKGGMRTVVIHRADKLTGPWEGRVALQDLGVAQGGLIDTPDGRWYAYLFRDFGGVGRIPYLVPIKWEDGWPVLGVTGKVPETLDLPASTGLIPGIVASDEFTRQKGEPGLPLVWQWNHNPNNSLWSVTERKGFLRLKTGRTDTSVVMARNTLTQRTIGPASSGTTLLDASNLKAGDFAGLILLQKNYGLVGVKAEAGSRSIVMVSAVTGKPVEVQRVPLSQKTVYLKAECDFRNRKDIAHFFYSLDGKAWLPIGEALKMPYTIPHFMGYRFGLFSYATQQTGGFADFDYFRITDTISSN, from the coding sequence ATGAAAAGCCTGCTTGCTAATTCTGGTCTGTTATTGCTGGCGCTTGTACTGACGCAGCTTTCAGCCAACGCGCAGAATGCCCGGAACCCGATTATTTTCGCTGATGTACCCGATATGGCCATAATTCGGGCGGGCGATACCTACTACATGAGCAGTACGACCATGCACCTGAGTCCGGGATTGCCAATCATGAAGTCGAAAGACCTGGTAAACTGGCGACTGGTTAGTTACGCCTATGATACGCTGGCTAATGTCGATGCGCTGAATCTGACGAATGGCAAGAGTACCTACGGACGAGGTTCGTGGGCCAGTAGCCTGCGCTTCCACAACGGCTTCTATTACGTAACCACCTTTGCCCAGACAACTGGAAAAACCTATGTGTACACCACGAAGGATATTGAAAAAGGCCCCTGGAAAGAGGTATCTTTCAAACCCTCGTATCATGACCACAGCTTATTTTTTGATGACGACGGCCGAACGTACCTGATTTATGGCGCAGGCAAACTCAAACTTGTCGAACTCACAGCCGATGTGTCGGGCGTGAAACCCGGCACTACCGAACAGGTCCTGATTGAAAACGCCAGCGCACCCTCCGGTACCGGAGGAGGCTTACCCGCCGAGGGGTCGCAGCTGTTCAAAGTGAATGGCAAGTATTACCTGTTCAACATCACCTGGCCCAAAGGTGGTATGCGCACCGTGGTTATTCACCGCGCCGACAAGCTAACCGGTCCCTGGGAGGGCCGGGTAGCGCTCCAGGATTTAGGCGTAGCGCAGGGCGGCCTGATTGATACGCCCGATGGCCGCTGGTATGCCTACCTGTTTCGTGATTTTGGCGGAGTAGGCCGTATTCCGTATCTGGTACCGATTAAATGGGAAGACGGCTGGCCGGTGTTGGGCGTTACCGGTAAAGTGCCCGAAACACTCGACCTTCCGGCCAGCACAGGACTGATCCCCGGCATCGTGGCTTCCGACGAATTCACCCGCCAAAAAGGTGAGCCAGGCCTGCCGCTGGTGTGGCAGTGGAATCACAACCCCAACAACAGCCTCTGGTCGGTGACGGAGCGGAAAGGCTTTCTGCGCCTGAAGACCGGACGAACCGATACCTCCGTTGTGATGGCCCGAAATACGCTCACTCAGCGAACGATAGGTCCTGCATCCTCGGGTACTACGTTGCTTGATGCGTCGAACCTGAAGGCTGGTGACTTTGCCGGTTTGATTCTGCTGCAGAAAAACTATGGTCTGGTGGGTGTCAAAGCAGAAGCTGGCAGCAGATCGATAGTCATGGTCAGCGCAGTTACCGGAAAACCGGTGGAGGTGCAGCGGGTGCCTCTGAGTCAGAAAACGGTGTACCTGAAAGCAGAATGTGATTTCCGCAATCGTAAAGACATCGCTCATTTTTTCTACAGCCTGGACGGTAAAGCCTGGCTTCCTATTGGCGAAGCGCTGAAGATGCCCTATACCATCCCGCACTTCATGGGTTACCGGTTCGGGCTGTTCAGCTACGCTACCCAACAGACGGGTGGATTTGCCGACTTCGACTACTTCCGGATTACCGACACAATTTCGTCTAACTAA